From the genome of Acipenser ruthenus chromosome 14, fAciRut3.2 maternal haplotype, whole genome shotgun sequence, one region includes:
- the LOC117419425 gene encoding fibroblast growth factor 4B-like, translating into MAIAQRWLITMSYEASTHWTFSAIVLLGFVVGIVSSYPIPSRTNDASLERRWETMFSRSILGISGENSELNWESDYLLGIKRVRRLYCNVGIGFHLQVLPDGRINGIHTENQYSLIEISTVERGVVSLYGVKSELFVAMNTKGRLYGTAVFHEECKFRESLLPNNYNAYESSAYSGSYIALSKHGRVKKGSKASPSKTVTHFLPRI; encoded by the exons ATGGCTATTGCACAAAGGTGGCTCATCACTATGTCCTACGAGGCCAGCACTCACTGGACGTTTTCTGCGATTGTTCTCTTGGGGTTTGTGGTGGGGATTGTGTCATCATATCCAATTCCAAGCAGGACTAACGATGCATCGTTGGAGAGGAGATGGGAAACTATGTTTTCCCGGTCTATTCTTGGGATCTCAGGGGAGAACTCAGAACTGAACTGGGAGAGTGACTATTTACTGGGGATTAAGAGAGTCCGGAGGCTTTACTGCAATGTAGGCATCGGGTTTCACCTTCAGGTCCTACCAGATGGAAGGATAAACGGAATCCATACTGAAAACCAGTACA gtCTAATAGAAATCTCAACAGTAGAGCGTGGAGTTGTTAGCCTGTACGGGGTGAAGAGTGAGCTGTTTGTGGCAATGAACACCAAAGGACGGTTATATGGAACG GCTGTTTTTCATGAGGAGTGCAAGTTCAGGGAGTCCCTGCTTCCCAACAATTACAATGCATACGAGTCCTCAGCCTACAGCGGCTCCTACATTGCACTCAGCAAGCATGGGAGAGTCAAGAAAGGAAGTAAAGCCTCGCCTTCCAAGACAGTGACACACTTTCTTCCAAGAATAtga
- the LOC117420128 gene encoding solute carrier family 45 member 3-like isoform X1 produces the protein MVFRIPSSSCRGKNILNMLRCNLQWHLVLLNFLTCGLEICVAAGITYVPPLLLEAGVEEQYMTMVLGIGPVLGLLFIPLIGSASDHCTSSYGRRRPFIWLLSLGVLLALFIIPQADMFAFYFSWGGRAMHVAFLILGVGLLDFCGQVCFTPLEALLSDLYREEEDCGQAFAMFSFMVSLGGCIGYLLPAINWTDSYLSAYLGGQEECLFSLLTFIFIVSVLVTMKVSQEPTYPSGRLLLEPKPSESARSVSRSCCYLLKCKLRVFKSGPLICMLRTCWSMTPAIYRSYCHIPRVMKQLCVAQLCSWMAVMSFMLFYTDFVGEGLYEGVPSAAPGTASRLRYDEGNDEGIRMGSLGLFLQCATSTFFSIIMSKLVKLFGSKRVYLASMVSFTFSALVICLSKSIVLVTMMSALTGFAYATLQTLPYTLTCHYHKEKDIYMPKTKPKNMLKNGITITRESVYLTPDEQCTINHNHKQNGHVYFEPEHAGSYAAQNDSASGGDGEEEDFGKRGVGLDFAILDSTFLLSQVFPSFFMGMIVQFTESVTAYIASSTVFGLIAIYLAKSIVFDQKDLKF, from the exons ATGGTCTTCCGAATTCCCAGTAGCAGCTGCCGGGGAAAGAATATTCTAAATATGCTTCGATGCAACTTGCAGTGGCATCTTGTCTTGCTAAATTTCCTGACCTGTGGCCTGGAGATCTGTGTGGCAGCTGGGATTACATATGTTCCTCCATTACTCCTGGAGGCTGGGGTTGAAGAGCAGTATATGACGATGGTCTTAG GGATCGGGCCAGTCTTGGGACTCCTGTTCATACCTCTGATCGGTTCAGCCAGTGACCACTGCACAAGCAGCTATGGCCGGAGACGGCCCTTCATCTGGCTGCTGTCTCTGGGGGTGCTGCTGGCTTTGTTCATCATCCCCCAAGCTGACATGTTCGCCTTCTACTTCAGCTGGGGCGGACGGGCCATGCACGTGGCCTTCCTCATCCTGGGAGTGGGCCTGCTTGATTTCTGCGGCCAGGTCTGCTTCACCCCGCTGGAAGCTCTGCTCTCTGACCTGTACCGGGAGGAGGAGGATTGTGGGCAAGCCTTCGCCATGTTTTCCTTCATGGTCAGCCTGGGCGGCTGCATCGGCTATCTGCTCCCAGCCATCAACTGGACCGACAGCTACCTCTCCGCCTACCTCGGCGGTCAAGAGGAGTGCCTCTTCTCCTTGCTCACCTTCATCTTCATTGTAAGTGTCCTTGTCACCATGAAAGTCTCACAGGAGCCCACCTACCCCTCAGGGCGCCTGCTGCTGGAACCAAAGCCTTCAGAGAGTGCCAGGTCTGTGTCCCGCTCCTGCTGCTACCTTCTCAAGTGCAAGCTGAGGGTCTTCAAGTCAGGCCCTCTGATTTGCATGTTGCGGACTTGCTGGTCAATGACCCCGGCCATCTACCGCAGTTACTGCCACATTCCCCGCGTCATGAAGCAGCTGTGTGTAGCCCAGCTCTGCAGCTGGATGGCCGTCATGTCCTTCATGCTGTTCTACACAGACTTTGTTGGGGAAGGGCTTTACGAAGGTGTCCCCAGTGCAGCACCAGGAACCGCATCAAGACTTCGCTATGATGAAGGTAATGATGAAG GTATTCGTATGGGGAGCCTGGGCCTGTTTCTACAATGTGCTACCTCAACGTTCTTCTCAATAATCATGAGCAAACTTGTCAAACTGTTTGGGTCTAAGAGAGTCTATTTGGCCAGCATGGTCAGCTTCACCTTCTCTGCACTGGTGATCTGCCTTTCCAAGAGCATTGTGCTGGTCACCATGATGTCTGCACTAACCGGATTTGCTTATGCCACACTACAGACCCTGCCCTACACACTGACCTGTCATTACCACAAGGAAAAGGAT ATCTATatgccaaaaacaaaacccaaaaaTATGCTTAAAAATGGAATCACCATAACCAGAGAGTCGGTTTATCTGACTCCAGATGAACAGTGCACCATAAATCACAACCACAAACAAAACGGACATGTGTATTTTGAGCCAGAGCACGCAGGCAGTTACGCTGCACAGAATGACTCTGCcagtggtggtgatggtgagGAGGAGGATTTTGGGAAGCGTGGCGTCGGCTTGGACTTTGCCATCCTGGACAGCACCTTTCTGCTCTCGCAAGTCTTCCCCTCTTTCTTCATGGGGATGATCGTTCAGTTTACAGAATCTGTTACAGCTTACATAGCCTCCTCCACTGTCTTTGGCTTGATTGCGATTTATTTAGCCAAAAGCATAGTGTTTGACCAAAAGGACCTGAAATTCTGA
- the LOC117420128 gene encoding solute carrier family 45 member 3-like isoform X2, whose protein sequence is MVFRIPSSSCRGKNILNMLRCNLQWHLVLLNFLTCGLEICVAAGITYVPPLLLEAGVEEQYMTMVLGIGPVLGLLFIPLIGSASDHCTSSYGRRRPFIWLLSLGVLLALFIIPQADMFAFYFSWGGRAMHVAFLILGVGLLDFCGQVCFTPLEALLSDLYREEEDCGQAFAMFSFMVSLGGCIGYLLPAINWTDSYLSAYLGGQEECLFSLLTFIFIVSVLVTMKVSQEPTYPSGRLLLEPKPSESARSVSRSCCYLLKCKLRVFKSGPLICMLRTCWSMTPAIYRSYCHIPRVMKQLCVAQLCSWMAVMSFMLFYTDFVGEGLYEGVPSAAPGTASRLRYDEGIRMGSLGLFLQCATSTFFSIIMSKLVKLFGSKRVYLASMVSFTFSALVICLSKSIVLVTMMSALTGFAYATLQTLPYTLTCHYHKEKDIYMPKTKPKNMLKNGITITRESVYLTPDEQCTINHNHKQNGHVYFEPEHAGSYAAQNDSASGGDGEEEDFGKRGVGLDFAILDSTFLLSQVFPSFFMGMIVQFTESVTAYIASSTVFGLIAIYLAKSIVFDQKDLKF, encoded by the exons ATGGTCTTCCGAATTCCCAGTAGCAGCTGCCGGGGAAAGAATATTCTAAATATGCTTCGATGCAACTTGCAGTGGCATCTTGTCTTGCTAAATTTCCTGACCTGTGGCCTGGAGATCTGTGTGGCAGCTGGGATTACATATGTTCCTCCATTACTCCTGGAGGCTGGGGTTGAAGAGCAGTATATGACGATGGTCTTAG GGATCGGGCCAGTCTTGGGACTCCTGTTCATACCTCTGATCGGTTCAGCCAGTGACCACTGCACAAGCAGCTATGGCCGGAGACGGCCCTTCATCTGGCTGCTGTCTCTGGGGGTGCTGCTGGCTTTGTTCATCATCCCCCAAGCTGACATGTTCGCCTTCTACTTCAGCTGGGGCGGACGGGCCATGCACGTGGCCTTCCTCATCCTGGGAGTGGGCCTGCTTGATTTCTGCGGCCAGGTCTGCTTCACCCCGCTGGAAGCTCTGCTCTCTGACCTGTACCGGGAGGAGGAGGATTGTGGGCAAGCCTTCGCCATGTTTTCCTTCATGGTCAGCCTGGGCGGCTGCATCGGCTATCTGCTCCCAGCCATCAACTGGACCGACAGCTACCTCTCCGCCTACCTCGGCGGTCAAGAGGAGTGCCTCTTCTCCTTGCTCACCTTCATCTTCATTGTAAGTGTCCTTGTCACCATGAAAGTCTCACAGGAGCCCACCTACCCCTCAGGGCGCCTGCTGCTGGAACCAAAGCCTTCAGAGAGTGCCAGGTCTGTGTCCCGCTCCTGCTGCTACCTTCTCAAGTGCAAGCTGAGGGTCTTCAAGTCAGGCCCTCTGATTTGCATGTTGCGGACTTGCTGGTCAATGACCCCGGCCATCTACCGCAGTTACTGCCACATTCCCCGCGTCATGAAGCAGCTGTGTGTAGCCCAGCTCTGCAGCTGGATGGCCGTCATGTCCTTCATGCTGTTCTACACAGACTTTGTTGGGGAAGGGCTTTACGAAGGTGTCCCCAGTGCAGCACCAGGAACCGCATCAAGACTTCGCTATGATGAAG GTATTCGTATGGGGAGCCTGGGCCTGTTTCTACAATGTGCTACCTCAACGTTCTTCTCAATAATCATGAGCAAACTTGTCAAACTGTTTGGGTCTAAGAGAGTCTATTTGGCCAGCATGGTCAGCTTCACCTTCTCTGCACTGGTGATCTGCCTTTCCAAGAGCATTGTGCTGGTCACCATGATGTCTGCACTAACCGGATTTGCTTATGCCACACTACAGACCCTGCCCTACACACTGACCTGTCATTACCACAAGGAAAAGGAT ATCTATatgccaaaaacaaaacccaaaaaTATGCTTAAAAATGGAATCACCATAACCAGAGAGTCGGTTTATCTGACTCCAGATGAACAGTGCACCATAAATCACAACCACAAACAAAACGGACATGTGTATTTTGAGCCAGAGCACGCAGGCAGTTACGCTGCACAGAATGACTCTGCcagtggtggtgatggtgagGAGGAGGATTTTGGGAAGCGTGGCGTCGGCTTGGACTTTGCCATCCTGGACAGCACCTTTCTGCTCTCGCAAGTCTTCCCCTCTTTCTTCATGGGGATGATCGTTCAGTTTACAGAATCTGTTACAGCTTACATAGCCTCCTCCACTGTCTTTGGCTTGATTGCGATTTATTTAGCCAAAAGCATAGTGTTTGACCAAAAGGACCTGAAATTCTGA